GTTGATGCTGGACAAGACCTTTTCCTCCCGCTGGTCAACCCGGGAAAACTCCCGCAGTTTGCTGACAATACTGGTAATCCGTTCAAACCCATCCTCCGATTCTTTAAAAAGCCCATCCAGATCATCAAGAATAAACTCCAGATGCATGGATTCTTCCAGGGCCGCCAGCTCTTCAAGCTCGGCTGCCGACACCCTGTCAATTCCAGAAAAGTGATCACGTAACCGACGGTATTTTTCAATCAGGACTTTGAATTTAAGGATATATTCCTTAATGCTGTTAAAATTACTGGAGACAAAACCTACCGGGGTATTAAGTTCATGGGCGATACCGGCCGCCAGGCTGCCGATGGACGCCAGTTTTTCCTGCTGCACCATCTGGGAATAAGAATTTTGCAACTGCTTCATGGCCAGCTGCAATTCTTCGTTGGATTTCGTCAAGGCGGCACTACGTTCGGCCACCGCCGCTTCAAGGAGTTCCCTTTGCTGATAGCACTGTTCTTCCGCCCTGATTTTCTCCCGCATCTCCCGGGACCTGGCTCTGGCAGTCCGGATAATTTCAGCGACACCCTCGAAGCTGGAAATGGGTTTTTCGATAAAATTCCAGGCCCCCAGCCGCATGGCCCCGACCACATCGGCGATAACCCCGGTTCCGGAAATGGCGATGATGGGCAGGGCCGGCCAGCGCCGGCGGATCATTTCAATCAAATCAAAACCGCTTAGTTGCGGCATATGGAGATCAACCATCACCACCTCGACCATATCCGCTGTCAGGAGGTCCATGGCCTCAATAGAATTATTGCATTCTAACACCTGAAAGCTTGATTGTTCCAGAAACCGTTTAAGCAGGGAGGTAATCCCCGGATCATCATCGATAACCATAACGCCGGCACTCATATTTTCCACCTTTCTTCATCCATCTGGCCGGTTCAAACCTGCCGGTCATCCAGCAAAGAACGAATCCGGGCAATAACCTCCTTGAGGTTGTAAGGCTTGTTGATAAAGTGATCTTTAGTACCTTACTACTGAAAATCTGTCAAAAAAAACAAGAAATTGTCGGGAACACATTCAGGTTGTTCGGGCTTGGCTCATAGCGGTATTGGCCGCCGAACGAATCACACGATGTGATTCGCGGCGGACGCCTCGGAAGCCGGCCATGGACGGCCGGCGAGAATGAGTGAGAGCCATGCCGGAACATCCTGACACCTTAATTTGGGTTGCGGGCGAAGCCCGCATTAGCTAAGAGGAGGATATCCTCGGGAAGCTTATCGTCGGTATTTAATAGATTTTCCCTTGACAAAAATCAAACTCATGATATTCTATCATTACACAAACAAAATACATGCATATCAACGAAAGGAACTTCAATGTACAAAAGACTGCTGCGACTACCAGATAGACCAGACAAAAGTTTCTTTCTCTGGGGGCCAAGGCAGACCGGGAAAACGACGCTATTAAAACAGCTTTACCCGGATGCCCTGAGGCTTGACCTCTTGAAAACCGATGAACTCATCGGTTATTTAAAAAAACCATCGATTTTACGGGAAGAAGCTGCAGCCCTGGCGCCAACAAAACTTATTGTGATCGATGAAATCCAAAAAGCACCAATGTTGCTGGACGAAATCCATTATTTGATCGA
This DNA window, taken from Pseudomonadota bacterium, encodes the following:
- a CDS encoding response regulator, with the protein product MSAGVMVIDDDPGITSLLKRFLEQSSFQVLECNNSIEAMDLLTADMVEVVMVDLHMPQLSGFDLIEMIRRRWPALPIIAISGTGVIADVVGAMRLGAWNFIEKPISSFEGVAEIIRTARARSREMREKIRAEEQCYQQRELLEAAVAERSAALTKSNEELQLAMKQLQNSYSQMVQQEKLASIGSLAAGIAHELNTPVGFVSSNFNSIKEYILKFKVLIEKYRRLRDHFSGIDRVSAAELEELAALEESMHLEFILDDLDGLFKESEDGFERITSIVSKLREFSRVDQREEKVLSSINQAIETTLVVARNEYKYNADVSTALEPELPEVYCHIGQINQVILNIIVNAAQAIKEQQRQENGSIEIETGATAEYVWCRIKDDGPGIKPEHLKKVFDPFFTTKPPGQGTGLGLNISYDIIVNQHQGELIVESEPDCGTAFTIKLPR